A window of Gloeocapsopsis sp. IPPAS B-1203 contains these coding sequences:
- a CDS encoding AAA family ATPase produces MLFIPEYTISELIYTGAKSIVYRGNRNYDKKAVVIKVTKDKYPTPTYLAKFKHQYEIIKNLEINGVVKYLGIEKYENKLALIMEDDKFECLKNVIPKTYGNLDFFLKIAVQLSEILNDLHHNNIIHKDIKPANIIINSIKEQVKIIDFSSASLLSKEKPTISDPSLLEGTLAYMAPEQTGRMNRSIDYRTDFYSLGVTFYEILTGQLPYQTTEAMELVHCHIAKQAVPPVILVPDIPPMISSIVMKLLAKTAEDRYQSAFGLKADLEQCLAAWKTGNIPNFPLGVHDLSSHLLIPQQLYGREAEVAQLLAAFERVSSGAHELILVTGCSGCGKSALVNEIHKSIAQRRGYFISGKFDQLQRNVPYAAFINAFQELIRQLLTETPQQLHVWKQKILNAVGFNGQILIDVIPELEYIIGSQPIVSSVGLTEIQNRFHFTFNNFIQVFTQKEHPLVLFLDDLQWADLESLKLIQILIDNSNIQSLLLIGAYRNNEMDATHPLNRIIEDIQGNAIISHIDVRELNITFLNQLLADILKCQKEYSLPLAKLVFEKTHGNPFFSIQLLQEMHQEKLIFLNDQLLCWEWNIKQIQNLKITDNVVELMVCKLKKLNQSTQHILKLAACIGSRFDLATLSFVNQKSQQATAFELWEALQVGLLTPLSDSYKIPLTLDQKSTDNSIVSSDAIAYEFLHDRVQQAAYSLISDDQKQKVHLKIGQLLLENTSSEEQENKIFDIVNHLNIGANLICDESIRNKLAELNLIAGQKAKAATAYKSAIAYLNFGLKILESNTWKTQYSLTLALYQEAAETEYITTNFQQAVQLCDIALNQGKTILDKIPFYNLKIKINIAKNEVQKALNTGLQVLALLNISLYEAPQQTLIIEDLINLPEMKDVYKIAAMQILITIQPPSSFGDTSLSLPIIYTMLELCVRYGNSHSSAYVYAMYSVILCARSLNIDTAYQYGQLALQVLDKFQARAFECKAIVALCLNVIHRKEHTRNTLEVLRQAVQKGLEVGDIEFACHAAMYYCQHLFFTGETLQSVVRKHSEYIDLIIKYDQRHQLYLAQINKQIVINLIEESEHKNSLVGKSFNELKTLPFFKKTNNIIAIFFVYFAKILLAYLFKEYQKAIKNAREAEKYIGHTLTMIVFIEYKFYYSLALLAHYSFVNIREQKKYLAIVVDNQEKIEHWAHYAPMNYQHKYDLIVAEKARFLEETLTAMEYYDRAIAGAKEQGYIQVEAIACERAAEFYLSLGRKKIARMYMIDAYYNYFRWGAIAKVRDLEKNYPEFFSHQTMNQTGNETSSIISLTSDNTQALDLATVTKASQALATETDLTKLLEQLIRIVIENAGAKTGFLILAKNEQLFIEASGSVEQNNVSVMQSTSIETNPDISAAIINYVNRTRETVVLNNALFEGRFTNDPYIIKSQAKSILCTPIINQGRLIGIIFLENNLATGAFTPKRLEILRLLSAQAAISIENALLRNAEQNLVYEYHVGGSLPLGTPTYIVRQADRELYKALKSGRFCHILNSRQMGKSSLRVQIMQQLQTEGFACATVDISEIGHRQITLEQWYAGFIYVLVNSFNLTDKFNIRTWWHEHEFLSPVQRLGEFITKVLLEQISQNIVVFVDEIDSILSLKIELDDFFLLIRNCYNKRADHVKFKRLSFVLLGVATPGQFIQDKSRTPFNIGQAIQLQGFQLHEAQPLLQGLIGKVSNPQAVLKEVLFWTNGQPFLTQKLCKLICASSSPVPTNHEAEWVENLVRQQVIENWELQDEPEHLKTIRDRLCRQVEHNRVWHSKQQALLLMYQQILEQGKSVAVDTPEQTELLLSGLVVKQHGYLEVSNQIYKLIFDCSWVERMLVQYC; encoded by the coding sequence ATGCTGTTTATTCCAGAATACACAATTTCAGAGTTAATTTACACTGGCGCAAAAAGCATTGTTTATCGAGGAAATAGAAATTACGATAAAAAAGCTGTTGTTATCAAAGTAACAAAGGACAAATACCCTACACCAACGTATCTTGCTAAATTTAAGCATCAATATGAAATTATTAAAAACTTAGAAATTAACGGAGTTGTCAAATATTTAGGAATAGAAAAATATGAGAACAAGCTTGCTCTAATTATGGAAGATGACAAGTTTGAATGTTTAAAAAATGTTATTCCTAAAACCTATGGAAATTTAGACTTTTTTCTAAAAATAGCAGTTCAGCTTTCAGAAATTTTAAATGATTTACATCACAATAATATCATTCACAAAGATATTAAGCCAGCAAATATCATTATTAATAGTATCAAAGAGCAAGTAAAGATAATCGACTTTAGTAGTGCGTCACTTCTATCGAAAGAGAAACCAACTATTAGCGATCCTAGCTTACTAGAGGGCACGCTTGCTTATATGGCTCCAGAACAGACAGGTCGAATGAATCGGTCAATTGACTATCGCACTGATTTTTATTCATTAGGTGTTACTTTTTACGAAATTCTTACTGGTCAATTGCCATATCAAACAACAGAAGCGATGGAGTTAGTTCATTGCCATATTGCTAAACAAGCAGTACCTCCAGTCATACTAGTACCAGACATTCCCCCAATGATTTCATCTATTGTGATGAAGTTACTTGCTAAGACAGCAGAAGACAGATACCAAAGCGCATTTGGACTGAAAGCTGATTTGGAACAGTGTCTAGCGGCTTGGAAAACTGGCAACATTCCAAATTTTCCTCTAGGTGTGCACGATTTATCGAGTCACCTTCTTATTCCACAGCAACTCTATGGTCGTGAGGCGGAAGTTGCTCAACTTTTAGCTGCGTTTGAGCGAGTAAGTTCTGGCGCGCATGAGTTAATCCTCGTTACTGGTTGTTCGGGTTGTGGTAAATCTGCATTAGTGAATGAAATTCATAAATCTATTGCACAACGACGAGGATACTTTATCTCTGGTAAATTTGACCAATTGCAGCGAAATGTTCCTTATGCAGCGTTTATTAATGCTTTTCAAGAGTTGATACGACAACTATTAACAGAAACTCCTCAACAGCTACATGTGTGGAAGCAGAAGATCTTGAATGCTGTAGGTTTTAATGGTCAAATACTTATTGATGTCATTCCTGAACTGGAATATATCATTGGCTCACAGCCAATAGTTTCATCAGTAGGATTAACAGAAATACAAAATCGATTTCACTTTACATTTAATAATTTTATCCAAGTTTTTACTCAAAAAGAGCATCCACTTGTTCTATTTTTAGATGATTTACAGTGGGCAGATTTGGAGTCCTTAAAATTAATTCAGATATTAATAGACAATTCTAATATTCAGTCTTTATTGCTTATTGGTGCTTATCGAAATAATGAGATGGATGCAACGCATCCTCTAAACCGAATTATTGAAGATATTCAAGGCAATGCCATTATTAGTCATATTGATGTTAGGGAGTTAAATATCACCTTCCTCAATCAACTGCTTGCTGACATATTAAAATGTCAAAAAGAATATTCTCTTCCTCTAGCTAAATTAGTTTTTGAAAAAACTCATGGCAATCCTTTTTTCTCGATTCAATTACTTCAGGAGATGCATCAAGAAAAATTAATATTCTTAAATGATCAATTACTGTGTTGGGAATGGAATATCAAACAGATTCAGAACTTGAAAATAACTGATAATGTTGTTGAATTGATGGTATGTAAACTCAAAAAACTCAATCAGAGTACGCAGCATATATTGAAGTTAGCTGCTTGTATTGGAAGTCGATTTGATTTAGCAACACTCTCTTTTGTGAATCAAAAATCCCAACAAGCCACAGCATTTGAGCTTTGGGAAGCCTTACAAGTTGGTCTACTTACACCGCTGAGCGATTCTTATAAAATTCCTCTAACTTTAGACCAAAAAAGCACAGACAATTCGATTGTATCATCTGATGCGATCGCGTATGAGTTTTTGCATGACAGAGTACAACAAGCAGCATACTCACTCATCTCAGACGATCAAAAACAAAAAGTCCATTTAAAGATAGGTCAATTGCTACTAGAGAATACAAGTTCAGAAGAACAAGAAAACAAAATATTTGATATTGTTAATCATTTAAATATTGGTGCTAATTTAATTTGTGACGAATCTATTAGAAACAAATTAGCTGAATTAAACTTGATAGCTGGTCAGAAAGCTAAGGCAGCAACAGCATACAAGTCTGCGATCGCCTACTTAAATTTTGGTTTAAAAATATTGGAATCAAATACTTGGAAAACTCAATATAGTTTGACCCTCGCACTTTATCAAGAAGCCGCAGAAACAGAATATATTACCACTAATTTCCAGCAAGCAGTGCAGCTTTGTGACATTGCTTTAAATCAAGGAAAAACAATTCTTGATAAAATTCCTTTCTACAACTTAAAAATCAAAATTAATATTGCTAAAAATGAAGTTCAAAAAGCTTTAAACACTGGTTTACAGGTTTTGGCACTCCTTAATATTTCTCTATATGAAGCTCCTCAACAAACACTTATTATTGAGGATTTAATTAATCTACCAGAGATGAAAGATGTTTATAAAATTGCAGCAATGCAAATTTTAATAACGATACAACCTCCTTCAAGTTTTGGAGATACTTCATTGTCACTGCCCATTATATATACAATGTTGGAACTTTGCGTTCGCTACGGAAACTCTCATTCTTCAGCGTATGTTTATGCAATGTACAGTGTTATTTTATGTGCGCGATCGCTCAATATAGATACTGCATATCAATATGGTCAACTGGCGCTACAAGTATTGGATAAATTTCAGGCGAGAGCCTTTGAATGTAAGGCGATCGTAGCATTATGCCTCAATGTCATCCATAGAAAAGAGCATACTAGAAATACTTTAGAAGTATTGCGGCAGGCTGTTCAAAAAGGGCTAGAAGTAGGTGATATAGAATTTGCCTGTCATGCAGCCATGTACTATTGCCAACATTTATTTTTTACTGGTGAGACATTACAATCTGTTGTTCGGAAACACTCTGAATATATTGATTTGATTATTAAATATGACCAAAGACACCAACTTTATCTAGCGCAAATAAATAAACAAATTGTAATAAATTTAATAGAAGAATCTGAACATAAAAACTCTTTAGTTGGCAAAAGCTTTAACGAATTGAAAACGCTTCCCTTTTTTAAAAAAACAAATAACATAATTGCTATATTTTTTGTTTATTTTGCCAAAATTTTACTTGCATATCTATTTAAAGAATATCAAAAGGCTATAAAAAATGCTAGAGAAGCAGAAAAATATATAGGACACACTTTGACAATGATCGTTTTCATTGAATACAAGTTTTATTATTCTCTAGCACTACTGGCTCACTATTCATTTGTTAATATTAGAGAGCAAAAAAAATACCTAGCCATTGTTGTAGACAATCAGGAAAAGATAGAACACTGGGCACACTATGCGCCAATGAATTATCAGCATAAGTACGATTTGATAGTAGCCGAGAAAGCTCGTTTTCTAGAGGAAACTTTGACTGCAATGGAGTACTACGATCGCGCTATAGCTGGTGCTAAAGAACAAGGATACATTCAAGTAGAGGCAATTGCCTGCGAACGAGCAGCAGAATTTTACCTTTCATTGGGAAGAAAGAAAATTGCTCGTATGTATATGATCGATGCATACTATAACTACTTTCGCTGGGGAGCGATCGCTAAAGTTAGAGATTTAGAAAAAAACTATCCTGAATTCTTTTCTCATCAGACTATGAATCAAACAGGAAATGAAACTAGTAGCATCATTTCTTTAACTAGCGATAATACACAAGCGTTAGACTTAGCAACCGTAACGAAAGCATCACAAGCTCTAGCAACTGAAACTGACTTAACTAAGTTACTAGAACAATTAATAAGAATAGTGATTGAAAACGCCGGAGCAAAAACTGGCTTTCTCATATTAGCAAAGAATGAGCAACTCTTCATAGAAGCTTCCGGCTCAGTCGAGCAAAATAATGTATCTGTCATGCAATCTACTTCTATAGAGACAAATCCGGATATATCAGCAGCTATTATTAATTATGTAAATAGGACAAGAGAAACTGTTGTTTTAAATAATGCACTTTTTGAAGGCAGATTTACTAACGATCCATACATTATAAAAAGTCAAGCAAAGTCTATATTATGTACGCCAATTATTAACCAAGGAAGACTTATAGGAATTATTTTTCTAGAAAATAACCTGGCAACAGGAGCGTTTACACCTAAGAGGCTAGAAATTCTCAGACTACTTTCGGCTCAAGCAGCTATTTCTATTGAAAATGCATTGCTGAGGAATGCAGAACAAAACTTAGTTTATGAGTACCATGTAGGAGGCAGTTTGCCGTTAGGAACACCGACTTACATAGTACGTCAGGCAGATCGCGAACTCTATAAAGCTTTGAAATCTGGTAGGTTTTGTCACATCCTCAATTCACGACAGATGGGAAAGTCTAGTTTGCGGGTGCAAATCATGCAACAGCTTCAAACCGAAGGTTTTGCCTGTGCTACTGTTGATATTTCAGAAATTGGGCATCGGCAGATTACTTTGGAACAGTGGTATGCAGGCTTTATTTATGTATTAGTGAATAGCTTTAATCTTACAGATAAATTTAATATACGTACTTGGTGGCATGAGCACGAATTTTTGTCTCCAGTACAACGTTTAGGAGAGTTTATTACAAAAGTATTACTAGAACAAATTTCCCAGAATATCGTAGTTTTTGTAGATGAAATTGACAGTATTTTAAGTCTTAAAATTGAACTTGATGATTTTTTCCTTCTTATACGTAATTGCTATAATAAGCGAGCTGACCATGTCAAGTTTAAAAGACTTAGCTTTGTTTTACTGGGAGTAGCAACTCCTGGTCAATTTATTCAAGACAAAAGCCGTACACCCTTTAATATTGGTCAGGCAATTCAACTGCAAGGTTTTCAGTTACATGAAGCCCAACCTTTACTACAAGGTTTGATAGGAAAAGTTAGCAATCCTCAAGCTGTACTCAAAGAAGTTTTGTTTTGGACTAATGGTCAGCCTTTTCTCACACAAAAGCTTTGTAAGCTAATCTGCGCTTCTTCATCTCCTGTTCCTACTAACCATGAAGCAGAATGGGTAGAAAACTTGGTACGCCAGCAAGTGATTGAGAATTGGGAACTGCAGGATGAACCAGAGCATTTAAAAACAATTCGCGATCGCCTTTGCCGACAAGTGGAGCATAACCGCGTTTGGCATAGTAAACAGCAGGCTCTGTTACTTATGTATCAGCAAATTTTAGAGCAAGGAAAGAGTGTTGCAGTCGATACTCCAGAACAAACAGAGTTACTTTTGTCTGGTTTGGTAGTTAAGCAGCACGGATATCTCGAAGTTTCTAATCAGATTTATAAGTTAATCTTTGATTGCAGTTGGGTTGAGCGAATGCTAGTTCAATATTGCTGA
- a CDS encoding FG-GAP repeat protein — protein MAVTTIELANLNGRNGFVLNGIEANDFSGYSVSSAGDVNGDGFDDVIIGAANADSNGNSTAGESYVVFGSGSGFPASIDLANLDGSNGFVLNGIDVNDRSGRSVSSAGDVNGDGFDDVIIGAPNADPNGNSFAGESYVVFGSGSGFAASVDLASLDGSNGFVLNGIDEDDFSGESVSSAGDVNGDGFDDVIIGAIYADPNGNSSAGESYVVFGSSSGFPASIDLANLDGSNGFVLNGIDEDDSSGESVSSAGDVNGDGFDDVIIGAANADPNGNADAGESYVVFGSSSGFAASVDLANLDGSNGFVLNGIAANDSSGESVSSAGDVNGDGFDDVIIGAPGADPNGNSGAGESYVVFGSSSGFAASIDLANLDGSNGFVLNGIAANDSSGESVSGAGDVNGDGFDDLIIGAIFADPNGNSGAGESYVVFGSGSGFPASINLASLNGSNGFVLNGVAAGDFSGNSVSAAGDVDGDGLDDLIIGAVDANPNSNSRAGESYIVFGFRSLFGTAGNDVLLGSNTRDCLSGLDGNDTVAGGLGDDTLLGGAGNDVLRGDLNNRSPQGSVGGNDTLFGGLGNDQLGGKGGDDQLFGEQGNDTLYGDDGDDLLRGGAGNDTLIGDDFSGGQGSDTFVLAAGEGRDTIRDFEDGIDLIGLAGGLSFEQLTISASGANNALIRLGSEQLALLTGVAASNLTATDFTLV, from the coding sequence ATGGCAGTGACAACAATTGAATTAGCAAACCTCAACGGTAGAAACGGCTTTGTCCTCAATGGTATTGAGGCAAATGACTTCTCAGGCTATTCCGTCAGTAGTGCAGGAGACGTCAACGGCGATGGCTTTGACGATGTGATTATCGGTGCCGCTAATGCTGACTCCAACGGCAACTCTACCGCCGGAGAGAGCTACGTCGTGTTTGGTTCCGGCAGTGGCTTTCCTGCCAGCATCGACTTAGCCAACCTCGACGGTAGCAACGGCTTTGTTCTCAATGGTATTGATGTAAATGACAGATCAGGCAGATCCGTCAGTAGTGCAGGAGACGTCAACGGCGATGGCTTTGACGACGTGATTATCGGCGCTCCCAATGCTGACCCCAACGGCAACTCATTCGCGGGAGAGAGCTATGTCGTGTTTGGTTCGGGTAGTGGCTTTGCGGCAAGCGTGGACTTAGCAAGTCTTGATGGCAGCAACGGCTTTGTCCTCAATGGTATTGATGAAGATGACTTCTCAGGCGAATCCGTTAGTAGTGCGGGAGACGTCAACGGCGATGGCTTTGACGATGTGATTATCGGTGCCATCTATGCTGACCCCAACGGCAACTCTAGCGCCGGAGAGAGCTACGTCGTATTTGGCTCAAGCAGTGGCTTTCCAGCCAGCATTGACTTAGCCAACCTTGACGGTAGCAATGGCTTTGTCCTCAATGGTATTGATGAAGATGACAGCTCAGGCGAATCCGTTAGTAGTGCAGGAGACGTCAACGGCGATGGCTTTGACGATGTGATTATCGGTGCCGCTAATGCTGATCCCAACGGCAACGCTGATGCCGGAGAGAGCTACGTCGTGTTTGGCTCAAGTAGTGGCTTTGCGGCAAGCGTGGACTTAGCCAACCTCGATGGCAGCAATGGCTTTGTCCTCAATGGCATTGCTGCAAATGACAGCTCAGGCGAATCCGTTAGTAGTGCAGGAGACGTCAACGGCGATGGCTTTGATGATGTGATTATCGGTGCCCCTGGTGCTGACCCCAACGGCAACTCTGGCGCCGGAGAGAGCTACGTCGTATTTGGCTCAAGTAGTGGCTTTGCCGCGAGTATCGACTTAGCCAACCTCGACGGTAGCAATGGCTTTGTCCTCAATGGCATTGCTGCAAATGACAGCTCAGGCGAATCCGTCAGTGGTGCAGGAGACGTCAACGGCGATGGCTTTGACGATCTGATTATCGGTGCCATCTTTGCTGACCCCAACGGCAACTCTGGCGCGGGAGAGAGCTACGTCGTGTTTGGTTCGGGCAGTGGCTTTCCTGCCAGCATCAACTTAGCAAGTCTTAATGGTAGCAATGGCTTTGTCCTCAATGGTGTTGCTGCGGGCGACTTCTCTGGTAACTCGGTGAGTGCCGCCGGCGATGTTGATGGCGATGGACTTGACGATCTAATTATTGGTGCTGTTGATGCTAACCCCAACAGCAACTCTAGGGCGGGAGAGAGCTACATCGTGTTTGGCTTTCGCTCGTTGTTTGGCACTGCTGGTAACGACGTTCTCCTCGGTAGCAACACGCGCGACTGCCTCTCAGGACTCGATGGCAACGACACCGTGGCGGGAGGGTTGGGAGACGACACGCTTCTCGGTGGTGCAGGCAATGACGTGCTACGCGGCGACTTGAATAACCGCTCGCCTCAAGGCAGCGTCGGTGGCAACGATACGCTGTTTGGTGGACTCGGTAATGACCAACTCGGTGGCAAGGGGGGTGACGACCAACTGTTTGGCGAACAAGGTAATGATACGCTCTACGGCGATGATGGCGATGATTTGTTACGTGGTGGTGCAGGCAATGACACGCTGATTGGCGATGACTTCTCTGGTGGTCAAGGTAGCGATACTTTTGTCTTGGCAGCAGGCGAAGGGCGCGACACTATCCGTGACTTTGAAGATGGCATTGACTTGATTGGCTTGGCAGGCGGTTTGAGTTTCGAGCAATTGACGATTAGCGCTAGTGGTGCTAACAATGCCCTGATTCGCTTGGGCAGCGAGCAACTTGCACTGCTAACGGGTGTGGCGGCGAGCAACTTAACCGCGACGGACTTTACTCTTGTCTAA